From a single Patescibacteria group bacterium genomic region:
- the rplM gene encoding 50S ribosomal protein L13 yields MAKKIERQLHKIDASGKTVGRLATQVALILRGKNRPEYTPNLDEGGIVEISNMAKAKFTGKKLDQKKYFRYSGYPGGLKTLKMRDLMQKNPGDVLKRAVKQMLPANRLRNGMMKRLKIK; encoded by the coding sequence ATGGCAAAAAAAATCGAAAGGCAGCTGCATAAAATTGACGCAAGCGGGAAAACCGTCGGACGGCTGGCGACCCAGGTTGCTTTAATTTTGCGCGGAAAAAACCGGCCCGAATACACTCCCAACCTTGATGAGGGCGGAATTGTCGAAATTTCAAATATGGCCAAAGCGAAATTTACCGGAAAGAAGCTGGACCAAAAAAAATATTTCCGCTATTCGGGTTATCCTGGCGGACTAAAAACCCTTAAAATGCGCGACTTGATGCAAAAAAACCCGGGAGATGTTTTAAAAAGAGCCGTAAAGCAGATGCTGCCGGCTAACCGCCTCCGGAATGGCATGATGAAAAGGCTTAAGATTAAATAA
- the rpsI gene encoding 30S ribosomal protein S9 yields the protein MAETKKTTKAPIEEAEAVKDEAELKGRYIPTIGRRKRAIAQTRAYENGKGIIMINGMKAAEYFPAGLMMTVMQPLKLTGRNKDLDFSIMVSGGGKSGQSEAVRLGISRALLKIDPEVKLALKAKGYLTRDAREVERKKPGLKKARRAPQWSKR from the coding sequence ATGGCAGAAACAAAAAAAACAACCAAGGCTCCTATTGAAGAAGCTGAAGCCGTAAAGGATGAAGCGGAATTAAAGGGGCGATATATACCGACAATCGGCCGAAGAAAAAGGGCGATTGCCCAAACCCGCGCCTATGAAAACGGCAAGGGAATTATTATGATTAATGGAATGAAAGCGGCTGAATATTTTCCGGCCGGGCTTATGATGACCGTAATGCAGCCTTTGAAGCTTACCGGACGCAATAAAGATTTGGATTTTTCCATAATGGTATCCGGCGGCGGAAAATCCGGACAATCCGAAGCCGTGCGGCTAGGAATTTCCCGCGCCTTATTAAAAATCGATCCGGAAGTGAAACTGGCTTTAAAAGCCAAAGGCTACCTAACTCGCGACGCGAGAGAAGTAGAAAGAAAGAAGCCGGGCCTAAAGAAAGCCCGCCGCGCCCCGCAATGGTCAAAGAGATAA